From one Streptomyces sp. CA-210063 genomic stretch:
- a CDS encoding bifunctional metallophosphatase/5'-nucleotidase → MSATPHAQRRRSRRNRILAVGAGLATVGALAAAIPASAGEAESYQPGKHKPSRYQDVQLLSFNDLHGNLEPPAGSSGRVTHVHEDGHTETINAGGVEYLATHLRTAREGNKYSITAAAGDMVGASPLISGLFHDEPTIEALNGLDLDVTSVGNHEFDEGAKELARMQKGGCHPTDGCYVEGEEFAGADFPYLAANVIEEKTGKPLLKPYWVWKKNGVKIGFIGVTLEDTPGVVSAEGVKGLKFKDEVETINKYAKELERQGVKSVVALVHEGGLPASTAYNYDCDSPGAGDGISGPIVDIAKNMTSKVDAVVTGHTHAAYACTINDPAGKPRMVTSAASFGRLYTDTTLTYDRLTGDISRTAVKSANHVVTRDVAKAADMTDLISKWNTLAAPIGNRAIGYISADVPNAGTESPMGDLIADAQYWYGKALDPEVDLALMNPGGVRAPLTYAAKGTEGDGVVTYAEGFTVQPFSNTVNLQDFTGAQLVSVLKEQVSGTNAASPKVLLPSSGLTYTLDLTKTGADRVVVDSIKLNGAAIDPAATYRVATNSFLAGGGDGFPTLGQGTNDLVGGDDLAALEQYLLANSSAASPIAPPVANRITIVS, encoded by the coding sequence ATGTCAGCCACACCCCATGCGCAACGCCGCAGAAGCCGCCGCAACCGGATCCTCGCCGTCGGCGCCGGCCTCGCGACCGTCGGCGCGCTGGCCGCCGCGATCCCGGCGAGCGCCGGTGAGGCGGAGTCGTACCAGCCCGGCAAGCACAAGCCGAGCCGGTACCAGGACGTACAGCTGCTGTCGTTCAACGACCTGCACGGCAACCTGGAGCCGCCGGCCGGTTCCTCGGGCCGGGTCACGCACGTCCACGAGGACGGCCACACCGAGACGATCAACGCCGGTGGTGTCGAGTACCTCGCCACGCATCTGCGCACCGCCCGCGAGGGCAACAAGTACTCGATCACGGCGGCCGCCGGTGACATGGTCGGCGCCTCGCCGCTGATCTCGGGCCTGTTCCACGACGAGCCCACCATCGAGGCGCTGAACGGGCTCGACCTCGATGTGACGAGCGTCGGCAACCACGAGTTCGACGAGGGCGCCAAGGAACTGGCCCGCATGCAGAAGGGCGGCTGCCACCCGACCGACGGCTGTTACGTCGAGGGTGAGGAGTTCGCGGGCGCCGACTTCCCGTACCTCGCGGCGAACGTCATCGAGGAGAAGACCGGCAAGCCGCTCCTCAAGCCCTACTGGGTGTGGAAGAAGAACGGCGTCAAGATCGGCTTCATCGGCGTGACGCTGGAGGACACCCCCGGTGTCGTCTCCGCCGAGGGCGTCAAGGGCCTCAAGTTCAAGGACGAGGTCGAGACGATCAACAAGTACGCCAAGGAGCTGGAGCGCCAGGGCGTCAAGTCGGTCGTCGCGCTGGTCCACGAGGGCGGTCTCCCGGCCTCGACGGCGTACAACTACGACTGCGACTCGCCCGGCGCCGGTGACGGCATCTCCGGTCCGATCGTCGACATCGCCAAGAACATGACGTCGAAGGTCGACGCCGTCGTCACCGGTCACACGCACGCCGCGTACGCCTGCACGATCAACGACCCGGCGGGCAAGCCGCGCATGGTCACCTCGGCCGCGTCCTTCGGCCGCCTCTACACCGACACGACGCTGACGTACGACCGCCTGACCGGCGACATCTCGCGTACGGCCGTGAAGTCCGCGAACCACGTGGTCACCCGTGACGTCGCGAAGGCCGCCGACATGACGGACCTCATCAGCAAGTGGAACACCCTCGCCGCCCCCATCGGCAACCGTGCGATCGGCTACATATCCGCCGATGTGCCGAACGCCGGCACGGAGTCCCCGATGGGTGACCTCATCGCCGACGCGCAGTACTGGTACGGCAAGGCGCTGGACCCCGAGGTCGACCTCGCGCTGATGAACCCCGGTGGTGTGCGTGCGCCGCTGACCTACGCGGCCAAGGGCACCGAGGGCGACGGCGTGGTGACGTACGCCGAGGGCTTCACCGTCCAGCCGTTCTCCAACACGGTCAATCTGCAGGACTTCACGGGCGCTCAGCTCGTCTCGGTCCTCAAGGAGCAGGTGAGCGGTACGAACGCCGCCTCGCCGAAGGTGCTGCTGCCGTCGTCCGGTCTGACGTACACGCTCGACCTCACGAAGACCGGCGCGGACCGTGTCGTCGTCGACAGCATCAAGCTCAACGGTGCCGCCATCGACCCGGCCGCCACGTACCGCGTCGCGACCAACAGCTTCCTCGCGGGCGGTGGCGACGGCTTCCCCACGCTGGGCCAGGGCACGAACGACCTGGTCGGCGGGGATGACCTCGCCGCGCTTGAGCAGTACTTGCTGGCCAACTCTTCGGCCGCGAGCCCGATCGCGCCGCCGGTGGCGAACCGGATCACGATCGTCAGCTAG
- a CDS encoding NACHT domain-containing protein, with protein MWARLRQPRLQRRIGLAITATALITLTAVLATGGSRSDRVSMWISAISAVISACAFAADLLRDPAPDPTPTTDRRQRAADELADAVDEQWSTEFRRRRLQDPAPLDIHWTRVGPPLADHPHNIRGGLSLPVPRDGDQSLDRIVETFREPPSSRVVVLGEPGAGKTVLAIRFVLAVLEGRQAGAPVPVLFSLAGWDPEAADLREWLAERLAAEYRPLAAVRAERTLARELLDAGLILPVLDGFDELPAAAHPRALERLNAGLDDRLPVLLTCRTAVWEAAVCGGADVLTSAEVVRLRPLDRAAAEAYLRSTARSTGERDPDGDRDPSGGVNTGGDAHTVWSGVLPHASPPLTAVLRSPLMVTLARRVYGDTSRDPSELNDTDRFPTPDAIEKHLLDAFVPAAFADGTSPWSPESADRWLRRLARELPCHRPDDSGTGTPADSGRATGTTGTTGGGASGTTDGTPPGTTGGGASGTTDGTPPGTTGGTTTPATTSNGPTATDVWRLAWWELPAAMPPGLRVLGPALLALLATATLLVPLAVYGRGVVANWDSPLSAVLNFAGILVGLCFGLARLLPATARSPQGPRQLARMALTMTAAGAVVAVALGVLAPPLVGGRLGAVLTSRPTWFLNGCCFGLSLSMMFAVGGLSRRPLPLGLPWAYSPAGPRAVRALGGAVLFAGLAICGYFTFTQVVPALTCLVAGLLLLLAGARRGERAAGQYTTPAAVLRAFRTGLLRGLLACTLIGTCAGAVVGGITGAFAAYEIHSADHVASGGWHLQETGGNRSVRSTQPRKVLLVRRTALAAPFVVYDGARISYDREIGVSKGSVRIYQKDQRWVFDWHGEPSPRAGREADEWKGEPVDAHNLVVALPHDVEVWLVRRSVATIVCDAMRPLVGFGLLVGLIGGCASGVYRALNTPSDTIRAAGPRSTLRTDRAATLVRSAIAALLAGGVCLVLISASGRGTTLGSMHTEVWVQVGTNALALSAWGRLGAARIWLALTGRAPWRLMRFLKEAHRRGVLRQWGAHYEFSHLRLQQRLAADETATDARAADATAADDTAADDTAMPSPSPGGSSPGGPSPAGSSPADPGPSAPSPAGGSPLR; from the coding sequence ATGTGGGCACGCCTACGCCAACCACGCCTGCAACGCCGCATCGGCCTGGCCATCACAGCCACCGCCCTGATCACCCTGACCGCCGTACTCGCGACGGGAGGCAGCAGGTCCGACCGCGTCTCGATGTGGATCTCGGCCATCTCCGCAGTCATCTCCGCCTGCGCCTTCGCCGCCGACCTCCTCCGTGACCCCGCCCCGGACCCCACCCCGACCACCGACCGCCGCCAACGCGCCGCGGACGAACTCGCCGACGCGGTGGACGAACAGTGGTCGACGGAATTCCGCCGCCGTCGACTACAGGACCCCGCCCCCCTCGACATCCACTGGACCCGCGTCGGTCCGCCGCTCGCCGACCACCCCCACAACATCCGCGGCGGCCTCTCCCTCCCCGTCCCACGCGATGGCGACCAGTCGCTCGACCGCATCGTGGAGACGTTCCGGGAGCCACCGTCGAGCCGTGTGGTCGTGCTGGGCGAGCCGGGAGCCGGGAAGACGGTCCTCGCCATCCGCTTCGTCCTGGCCGTCCTCGAAGGACGACAGGCCGGCGCCCCCGTCCCCGTGCTGTTCTCCCTGGCCGGCTGGGACCCCGAGGCGGCCGACCTGCGCGAGTGGCTCGCGGAGCGGCTGGCAGCGGAGTACCGGCCCCTGGCCGCCGTACGAGCCGAGCGCACCCTCGCCCGCGAACTGCTGGACGCCGGCCTGATCCTGCCCGTACTCGACGGCTTCGACGAACTCCCCGCGGCGGCCCACCCGAGGGCGCTGGAGCGCCTGAACGCCGGCCTCGACGACCGGCTCCCCGTCCTGCTGACCTGCCGTACCGCGGTCTGGGAGGCAGCCGTGTGCGGCGGGGCCGACGTACTGACGTCCGCCGAGGTCGTGCGGCTGCGTCCCCTGGACCGGGCGGCCGCCGAGGCCTATCTGCGGAGCACGGCCCGCTCCACGGGCGAGCGGGACCCGGACGGCGACCGGGACCCGAGCGGAGGCGTGAACACGGGCGGCGACGCGCACACGGTCTGGTCGGGCGTCCTGCCCCACGCCTCCCCGCCCCTGACCGCCGTACTGCGCTCCCCGCTGATGGTGACCCTGGCCCGCAGGGTCTACGGCGACACCTCCCGCGACCCCTCCGAACTCAACGACACCGACCGCTTCCCCACGCCGGACGCCATCGAGAAGCACCTCCTCGACGCCTTCGTCCCGGCCGCGTTCGCCGACGGCACCAGCCCCTGGTCCCCCGAGAGCGCCGACCGCTGGCTCCGCCGCCTGGCCCGCGAACTCCCGTGCCACCGCCCGGACGACAGCGGCACGGGCACACCGGCCGACAGCGGACGCGCGACCGGCACCACAGGCACGACGGGCGGCGGGGCATCCGGTACGACGGACGGCACGCCACCCGGCACGACGGGCGGCGGGGCATCCGGTACGACGGACGGCACGCCACCCGGCACGACGGGCGGCACGACCACACCCGCCACCACGAGCAACGGACCGACGGCCACCGACGTCTGGCGCCTCGCCTGGTGGGAGTTGCCCGCCGCGATGCCGCCCGGGCTGCGGGTGCTCGGCCCGGCGCTGCTGGCCCTGCTCGCCACGGCCACGCTGCTGGTGCCGCTGGCGGTGTACGGCCGTGGCGTGGTCGCCAACTGGGACAGCCCGCTGTCGGCCGTGCTCAACTTCGCGGGCATTCTGGTGGGCCTGTGCTTCGGCCTCGCCCGACTGCTGCCGGCCACGGCCCGATCGCCGCAGGGGCCACGGCAGTTGGCGCGGATGGCGCTGACGATGACGGCCGCGGGCGCGGTCGTCGCGGTGGCCCTGGGCGTCCTCGCCCCGCCCCTCGTCGGCGGACGACTCGGCGCCGTACTGACCTCGCGCCCCACCTGGTTCCTCAACGGCTGCTGCTTCGGCCTGAGCCTGTCGATGATGTTCGCCGTCGGCGGCCTGTCCCGACGCCCCCTCCCGCTGGGCCTGCCGTGGGCGTACAGCCCGGCCGGGCCACGGGCCGTGCGCGCGCTGGGCGGCGCGGTCCTCTTCGCCGGCCTGGCGATCTGCGGCTACTTCACCTTCACCCAGGTCGTCCCGGCCCTGACCTGTCTCGTGGCCGGACTCCTGCTCCTCCTCGCGGGCGCCCGGCGCGGCGAACGGGCGGCCGGTCAGTACACCACCCCGGCCGCCGTCCTGCGCGCCTTCCGGACGGGCCTGCTGCGCGGCCTCCTGGCCTGCACCCTCATCGGCACCTGCGCCGGGGCGGTCGTCGGCGGTATCACCGGCGCGTTCGCCGCGTACGAGATCCACTCGGCCGACCACGTCGCGAGCGGGGGCTGGCACCTCCAGGAGACCGGGGGCAACCGCTCCGTCCGCTCGACGCAGCCGAGGAAGGTCCTGCTCGTACGGCGTACGGCCCTCGCCGCACCGTTCGTCGTGTACGACGGCGCCCGGATCTCGTACGACCGCGAAATCGGCGTGTCCAAGGGGAGCGTACGGATCTACCAGAAGGACCAGCGGTGGGTGTTCGACTGGCACGGCGAACCGAGTCCGCGGGCGGGCCGTGAGGCCGACGAGTGGAAGGGCGAGCCCGTCGACGCGCACAATCTCGTCGTCGCCCTGCCGCACGACGTCGAGGTGTGGCTCGTACGCCGCTCCGTCGCGACGATCGTGTGCGACGCCATGCGCCCCCTCGTCGGCTTCGGTCTGCTCGTCGGGCTGATCGGCGGCTGCGCCTCGGGTGTCTACCGTGCCCTGAACACCCCCTCCGACACGATCCGTGCCGCCGGCCCGCGCAGCACCCTGCGTACCGACCGTGCCGCGACCCTCGTGCGCAGCGCGATCGCCGCGCTGCTCGCGGGCGGGGTCTGTCTGGTGCTGATCTCGGCGAGCGGACGCGGTACGACATTGGGCAGCATGCACACGGAGGTATGGGTGCAGGTGGGCACGAACGCGCTCGCGCTGAGCGCGTGGGGGCGGCTGGGCGCGGCCCGCATCTGGCTGGCGCTGACCGGGCGGGCACCCTGGCGGCTGATGCGGTTCCTCAAGGAGGCCCACCGCCGTGGCGTACTGCGCCAGTGGGGCGCGCACTATGAGTTCAGCCACCTCCGCCTCCAACAACGCCTGGCGGCGGACGAGACGGCGACGGATGCGAGGGCGGCTGACGCCACGGCGGCCGACGACACCGCGGCCGACGACACCGCGATGCCCAGCCCGAGCCCTGGGGGTTCCAGCCCTGGGGGCCCCAGCCCTGCGGGTTCCAGCCCCGCCGACCCGGGCCCCTCCGCACCCAGCCCCGCCGGCGGGAGCCCCCTCCGCTAG
- a CDS encoding lysophospholipid acyltransferase family protein, protein MLSRLADVLVPTVGRLTVTAETGPGLAPGSIIAANHTSLADPAIVLAALHRLGVQPVVMAAAGLWRTPLLGRALAREGHIPVHRGDPRASRALDLAAAALAAGRTVLIYAEGGIPLRKDPAEAAPEPFRSGLSRLAERTGAPVVPVGQAGARRVTSGNTAKQLAGLVTAPLRRPHLHVHVGAPLSLTGGHTANTRHAHSAVTAAWRTAAAQLGEPAALAA, encoded by the coding sequence ATGCTGAGCCGCCTCGCCGACGTCCTGGTGCCCACCGTCGGACGTCTCACGGTGACCGCCGAGACCGGCCCCGGCCTGGCGCCGGGCAGCATCATCGCCGCGAACCACACCTCGCTCGCCGACCCCGCCATCGTTCTCGCCGCGCTGCACCGCCTCGGCGTCCAGCCGGTCGTCATGGCGGCCGCCGGCCTGTGGCGCACCCCGTTGCTCGGCCGCGCGCTCGCCCGCGAAGGACACATCCCCGTCCACCGCGGGGACCCGCGCGCCTCCCGCGCGCTGGACCTCGCCGCGGCGGCACTGGCAGCGGGCCGAACGGTCCTCATCTACGCCGAAGGCGGCATCCCCCTCCGCAAGGACCCCGCCGAAGCGGCACCCGAACCGTTCCGCAGCGGCCTGTCCCGGCTCGCCGAACGCACCGGCGCGCCCGTCGTCCCGGTCGGCCAGGCCGGGGCACGCCGGGTCACCTCGGGCAACACGGCCAAGCAACTCGCGGGGCTGGTCACCGCACCGCTGCGCCGCCCGCACCTGCACGTCCACGTGGGCGCCCCGCTCAGCCTCACCGGTGGCCACACCGCGAACACGCGGCACGCGCACAGCGCGGTGACGGCGGCTTGGCGGACAGCCGCCGCCCAGCTCGGCGAGCCGGCCGCGCTCGCCGCCTAG
- a CDS encoding TioE family transcriptional regulator yields the protein MRPSDLAREHGLSTQAVRNYERDGFIPAAERTDSGYRIYTEVHAAALRAFLALVPAYGHSAAGRIMRALHDDALDDALTLIDRGHGQLRRDRETLDAVREAVDHLMAESDGAGTPGRPVDLRSRSAGSDTLTVGELARRLSVTPATLRKWEDSGILAPERDPLTAYRVYRASDVRDAELAHLLRRGGYPLDRISTVVQQIRTAGGTDTLSGALDDWRRRLTARGLAMLDAATHLGHYLSHCPGVPTAQGPGPYR from the coding sequence ATGCGACCTTCCGACCTCGCCCGCGAGCACGGCCTCTCGACCCAGGCGGTCCGCAACTACGAACGGGACGGGTTCATCCCGGCCGCCGAGCGCACGGACAGCGGCTACCGGATCTACACCGAGGTGCACGCGGCGGCGCTCCGCGCCTTCCTCGCCCTCGTCCCGGCCTACGGCCACTCCGCCGCCGGCCGGATCATGCGCGCCCTCCACGACGACGCGCTCGACGACGCCCTGACGCTCATCGACCGTGGGCACGGCCAGTTGCGCCGCGACCGGGAAACCCTGGATGCGGTGCGCGAGGCGGTGGATCATCTGATGGCGGAGTCCGATGGCGCGGGCACTCCAGGTCGGCCGGTGGACCTCCGCAGCCGGTCAGCGGGCTCCGACACGCTGACCGTCGGCGAACTGGCCCGCCGGCTGAGCGTCACCCCGGCGACCCTGCGGAAGTGGGAAGACTCCGGCATCCTGGCGCCCGAACGCGACCCGCTCACCGCATACCGGGTCTACCGCGCGAGCGACGTCCGCGACGCCGAACTCGCCCATCTCCTCCGCCGCGGCGGTTATCCCCTGGACCGCATCTCCACCGTGGTCCAGCAGATCCGAACGGCCGGCGGCACCGACACCCTGTCCGGCGCCCTGGACGACTGGCGACGGAGACTGACCGCCCGGGGCCTCGCCATGCTCGACGCGGCGACGCACCTCGGCCACTACCTCAGCCACTGCCCCGGTGTGCCCACAGCTCAAGGGCCGGGGCCGTACCGCTAG
- a CDS encoding erythromycin esterase family protein produces MSQDIRDFVTPSCDLLALGEPTHMEPAFPRIRNELFAQLVDHGFRSIALETDRVPALALNDHVREGTGDFDTVMSEGIAHGRGELAPNRQLITWMREYNRDRPAEERLSFHGFDAEMENMSAPSPRRYLEHARAYLGNEGSLALSAVSAASVVDIASLAGDDERWSRTEAVLDPAMSIGATAEAETLRSLADDMLTEFHARAPELIAATSRAEWFRARAHLTAGLGLLRYHRQLAQPIEESVRISRLLATRDALMVQNLLDIRDIEAGRGPTLVFGHNLHLQRNLSHMRMRDLDLNWYGAGAILGPLVGERYAFIAGSLGREGAVQGPTTTWALAQAPEPTSADGFLHLNAVD; encoded by the coding sequence ATGAGTCAGGACATTCGAGACTTCGTGACCCCGTCGTGCGACCTGCTGGCCCTCGGCGAACCGACGCACATGGAGCCGGCCTTCCCCCGCATCCGCAACGAGCTCTTCGCCCAACTCGTCGACCACGGCTTCCGTTCGATCGCCCTGGAAACCGATCGCGTGCCCGCGCTCGCCCTGAACGACCATGTCCGGGAGGGAACCGGCGACTTCGACACGGTGATGAGCGAAGGCATCGCCCACGGCCGCGGCGAACTGGCCCCCAACAGGCAACTGATCACCTGGATGCGCGAGTACAACCGTGACCGACCGGCAGAGGAACGCCTCTCCTTCCACGGCTTCGACGCCGAGATGGAGAACATGAGCGCTCCCAGCCCGCGCCGCTACCTCGAACACGCCCGCGCCTACCTGGGCAACGAAGGAAGCCTCGCCCTCTCCGCCGTTTCCGCCGCCTCCGTCGTCGATATCGCAAGCCTCGCCGGCGACGACGAACGGTGGAGCCGTACGGAGGCGGTCCTGGACCCCGCCATGTCGATCGGCGCCACGGCGGAGGCCGAGACGCTCCGCTCCCTCGCGGACGACATGCTCACCGAGTTCCACGCCCGCGCACCGGAACTGATCGCGGCGACGTCACGCGCCGAGTGGTTCAGGGCGAGGGCCCACCTCACCGCCGGCCTCGGCCTGCTGCGCTACCACAGGCAGTTGGCGCAGCCCATCGAAGAGAGCGTCCGGATATCCCGCCTGCTCGCCACCCGGGACGCCCTCATGGTCCAGAACCTCCTCGACATCCGGGACATCGAGGCCGGCCGAGGCCCGACACTGGTCTTCGGCCACAACCTCCACCTCCAGCGAAACCTCAGCCATATGCGCATGCGCGACCTGGATCTCAACTGGTACGGCGCCGGCGCCATCCTGGGGCCGCTGGTGGGCGAGCGGTACGCCTTCATCGCCGGCAGCCTGGGCCGCGAGGGTGCCGTGCAAGGCCCTACGACCACCTGGGCCCTGGCCCAGGCCCCCGAGCCGACATCCGCCGACGGGTTCCTGCACCTCAACGCCGTCGACTAG
- a CDS encoding DUF6247 family protein has translation MAPHATESDPAIPPMPERTPKALRRAIVENAPFLLPDFDEHWKRAIADTYDLGPVPAFMARWWVEYAIARDPKLDAYVTDLHHRAAEATDIAEAKALIEESSNIRHRAHRLEPGQ, from the coding sequence ATGGCTCCCCACGCTACGGAATCCGATCCGGCGATCCCTCCCATGCCCGAGCGGACCCCGAAGGCGCTGCGCAGGGCCATCGTCGAGAACGCCCCCTTCCTCCTCCCCGACTTCGACGAGCATTGGAAGCGGGCGATTGCCGACACGTACGATCTTGGCCCCGTGCCTGCGTTCATGGCCCGCTGGTGGGTCGAATACGCGATCGCCCGTGATCCGAAGCTCGACGCCTACGTGACCGATCTCCACCACCGTGCGGCAGAGGCCACCGACATTGCTGAGGCCAAGGCACTTATCGAGGAGTCGTCCAATATTCGACACCGGGCACATCGGCTGGAGCCTGGCCAGTGA
- a CDS encoding sensor histidine kinase, with translation MNKLVRRYRSLPIRARLSMLVAAAVAFAVAAVSVTCWFIVQGKLYDQIDAELDKSLRIGGAIQEQAVNAINDCTQTPSEENPRFGPRNTYFQVVLENGTPCVLEFSAGTVKVTQTDKDVVNATERTRAIYHNSTDSDGNDVRVIAQPVSFTNAQTGETSNAAILAALPLKGTQSTLNDLALILLLVSGIGVVGAGAAGLAVARAGLRPVDKLTEAVEHVARTEDLGIRIPVEEESEDEVARLSRSFNSMTSALANSRELQQQLIADAGHELRTPLTSLRTNIELLTRSEETGRPIPAEDRKALLASVKAQMTELASLIGDLQELSRSESGQQGGRHLQVVDFQETVEAALRRARLRGPELTITADLQPWYVRSEPSALERAIVNILDNAVKFSPEGGTIEVALDTGVLTVRDHGPGIPADELPHVFDRFWRSPSARALPGSGLGLSIVARTVQQAGGEVSLSRAEGGGTVATVRLPGAATAPPDAS, from the coding sequence GTGAACAAGCTGGTACGCCGGTACCGGTCCCTGCCGATCCGGGCCCGGTTGTCGATGCTGGTCGCGGCGGCGGTGGCGTTCGCTGTGGCGGCGGTGTCGGTGACCTGCTGGTTCATCGTGCAGGGGAAGCTGTACGACCAGATCGACGCCGAGCTCGACAAGTCGCTCCGCATCGGCGGGGCGATCCAGGAGCAGGCCGTGAACGCCATCAACGACTGCACGCAGACCCCGAGCGAGGAGAACCCCCGCTTCGGCCCCCGGAACACCTACTTCCAGGTGGTCCTGGAGAACGGCACACCCTGTGTACTGGAGTTCTCCGCCGGTACGGTCAAGGTCACCCAGACCGACAAGGACGTCGTCAACGCCACGGAGCGCACGCGGGCGATCTACCACAACAGCACCGACTCCGACGGCAACGACGTGCGCGTCATCGCCCAGCCGGTGAGCTTCACCAACGCGCAGACGGGGGAAACGTCCAACGCGGCCATCCTCGCGGCCCTCCCCCTCAAGGGCACCCAGTCCACCCTCAACGACCTCGCCCTGATCCTCCTCCTCGTCTCCGGCATCGGAGTCGTCGGCGCCGGAGCGGCCGGTCTGGCCGTGGCCCGGGCGGGTCTGCGCCCGGTCGACAAGCTCACCGAGGCGGTCGAGCATGTGGCGCGGACGGAGGACCTGGGCATCCGTATCCCGGTGGAGGAGGAGAGCGAGGACGAGGTGGCCCGCCTCTCCCGCTCCTTCAACTCGATGACGAGCGCCCTGGCGAACTCCCGGGAACTGCAACAGCAGTTGATCGCGGACGCGGGCCACGAACTCCGTACGCCCCTGACGTCCCTCCGCACGAACATCGAACTCCTCACCCGCAGCGAGGAGACGGGCCGCCCGATCCCGGCGGAGGACCGCAAGGCCCTGCTCGCCTCGGTGAAGGCCCAGATGACCGAACTGGCGTCACTGATAGGCGACTTGCAGGAACTGTCGCGCTCGGAATCGGGCCAGCAGGGAGGCCGTCACCTCCAGGTGGTGGACTTCCAGGAGACCGTGGAAGCGGCCCTGCGCCGGGCCCGGCTGCGCGGCCCCGAGCTGACGATCACGGCGGACCTTCAGCCCTGGTACGTCCGCTCCGAGCCGTCCGCGCTGGAGCGCGCGATCGTCAACATCCTCGACAACGCGGTGAAGTTCAGCCCCGAGGGCGGCACGATCGAGGTCGCCCTGGACACGGGTGTCCTCACGGTCCGCGACCACGGCCCGGGCATCCCCGCCGACGAACTCCCCCACGTCTTCGACCGCTTCTGGCGCTCACCGAGCGCGAGGGCCCTGCCGGGCTCGGGTCTGGGTCTGTCGATCGTGGCGCGTACGGTGCAGCAGGCGGGCGGCGAGGTGTCGTTGTCCCGTGCGGAGGGGGGCGGGACGGTGGCTACGGTGCGGCTGCCGGGGGCGGCTACGGCTCCGCCGGACGCCTCATAG
- a CDS encoding response regulator transcription factor has translation MSPTEGAPEPQRILIVDDEPAVRDALKRSLAFEGYGTEVAVDGADALEKATAYKPDLVILDVQMPRMDGLTAARRIRGAGDTTPILMLTARDTVGDRVTGLDAGADDYLVKPFELDELFARVRALLRRSSYAAAVDETAEVDEALTFADLRMDLATREVTRGGRPVELTRTEFTLLEMFMAHPRQVLTREQILKAVWGFDFEPSSNSLDVYVMYLRRKTEAGGEPRLVHTVRGVGYVLRQGGAE, from the coding sequence ATGAGCCCCACCGAAGGCGCCCCCGAACCCCAGCGCATCCTCATCGTCGACGACGAGCCGGCGGTGCGCGACGCACTCAAGCGCAGCCTCGCCTTCGAGGGCTACGGCACCGAGGTCGCCGTCGACGGCGCGGACGCGCTGGAGAAGGCGACCGCGTACAAGCCCGACCTGGTGATCCTCGACGTCCAGATGCCGCGCATGGACGGTCTGACCGCCGCCCGGCGGATCCGCGGCGCGGGCGACACCACACCCATCCTGATGCTCACGGCCCGCGACACGGTCGGCGACCGCGTCACCGGCCTCGACGCCGGCGCGGACGACTACCTGGTCAAGCCCTTCGAGCTGGACGAACTCTTCGCCCGTGTCCGCGCGCTGCTGCGCCGCAGCTCCTACGCGGCCGCCGTGGACGAGACGGCCGAGGTGGACGAGGCGCTCACCTTCGCGGACCTGCGGATGGATCTGGCGACGCGGGAGGTCACGCGGGGCGGGCGGCCGGTGGAGCTGACCCGTACGGAGTTCACGCTGCTCGAAATGTTCATGGCCCACCCGCGCCAGGTCCTCACGCGCGAACAGATCCTGAAGGCGGTCTGGGGCTTCGACTTCGAGCCGTCCTCCAATTCCCTGGACGTGTACGTCATGTACCTGCGCCGCAAGACCGAGGCGGGCGGCGAGCCGCGGCTCGTCCACACCGTCCGAGGCGTCGGGTACGTCCTGCGACAAGGCGGCGCGGAGTGA